TTCACCAGAACCCAATTGCTCGCTCTTTTTATAAAACAAATCCTGTATTTGATGTTTCGCGGGTAAAAGCTGATTCAGAAAATCAATTAACAAATGTTTATTCGCTTCTTCACCAAATAGTTTCTTAAACCCAAAATCAGTGAATGGATTGATATATTTTGCTTTGCGGTGATTTTGCATCAGCGATGACTCTCTTATTAATGCCAAGAAATAAAATAGGGTTTTTCTTTATCTACTTTTCAAGCGATTCACCTCACTTTCATCGACACCAAATAATTTGGCGATTTGCTCCACAGAAAAACCTTGTTGTAAAGCTAATTGAATACGTTCCAATTTCTCTAATTCCCTACCACGCTGTTCTGCTTCTAGTGTGGCTTCTTGAACAGCGGTATCAATGACATTCTTTAAGTCACGATAGTATTTAAGCGAGTTTTCATAATCTTCAAGTTGTTGCGGATTAAAGCGTGCAATTTCAGCAACCGTAAAGGCTTGTTCAAATATCTCTTCTCTTAAATCAGTGGGAATATCATTAAGGTTTTCTAAGTGTTTGATAAAGTACAACCATTTATCAAAATGCGTTTGTAGCTCATCGAGCTTTTTCTTAAAGCGGGGCATTTCAATGAAAATGAAAGTCAATTTATCGTAAAATATTTCACAAACGTCATTACGCAACTGAATATTTTGTAAATAATGCTCCCCATTTTTATGGTCATCAAACACGAAATCTAATAATGCAATGCAATATACAGGCTGTAATTGGTAATCCCATTCGCCCCGTTCGGCCTGTTCTCTAATGGGAAAGGTCGCGTAGAAAACGCTACGATCTTTGAAAAAGTTCTGTTTGGCCTTTTGCAACTCAACAATGAATTTATGACCGTCTTGGCTTTCACAATACAAATCAAAAATCGCTTTACGGTCTAATTCACCAGAACCCAATTGCTCACCCTTTTTATAAAACAAA
The DNA window shown above is from Thioflexithrix psekupsensis and carries:
- a CDS encoding Rpn family recombination-promoting nuclease/putative transposase — encoded protein: MQNHRKAKYINPFTDFGFKKLFGEEANKHLLIDFLNQLLPAKHQIQDLFYKKGEQLGSGELDRKAIFDLYCESQDGHKFIVELQKAKQNFFKDRSVFYATFPIREQAERGEWDYQLQPVYCIALLDFVFDDHKNGEHYLQNIQLRNDVCEIFYDKLTFIFIEMPRFKKKLDELQTHFDKWLYFIKHLENLNDIPTDLREEIFEQAFTVAEIARFNPQQLEDYENSLKYYRDLKNVIDTAVQEATLEAEQRGRELEKLERIQLALQQGFSVEQIAKLFGVDESEVNRLKSR